The segment GAGGAAGAAACTGGCTATGGCTGTAAGAACTTGGAGCATATTACCTCCTTTTATACATCACCAGGCTTTGCAGATGAACTGGTTCATATCTACTTAGCAAAAGGACTTTATAAAAAGGAAGATGCAGCAGGACTTGACGAGGATGAGTTTGTGAATCTTATGGAAATCTCATTAGAAGAAGCGCTTGTTTTAATAAAGGAGCAAAAAATTCTTGATGCTAAAACAATGTATGCTGTTCAATACTGGCAGCTCCTTGGAAAATAAGGTGATAGGGATGAAACACATATTTACAGACCTGCATATTCATATTGGCAGAACAGCAAGCGGTAAAGCCGTAAAAATAACCGGATCTCGGAACTTAACCTTTTTGAACATCATTGAGTATGCGAGTTTTCAAAAGGGGCTTGATATGATTGGGATTATTGATTGTCATTCGCCAGAAGTATTAATGGAAATGGATACATACATAGCAGAAGGCAGAATGACTCAAAAGAGTGGCGGCGGTCTGGAAATGGATGGTATCACGATTATTCCTGGTTCTGAGTTAGAAATATATGATGATGCATGTAGTGGACCGATTCATGTGCTCTGCTATTTGCCGACATTGAATGCAATGAAGGAATTTTCCTTATGGCTGTCTGGTAAAATGAAGAATATTCAATTAAGTTCACAACGTATATATGTGACAGGAATCGAGCTGCAGCGAAAGGTAAAGGAGCTTTGTGGCCTGTTTATTCCTGCTCATATCTTCACGCCGTTTAAAAGTATGTATGGAAGCGGTGTGAAGCAATCTCTTTCAGAGGTTTTCGATCCGTCACTCATTGATGCAGTCGAACTTGGCTTAAGCTCAAATACAGAAATGGCCGACAATATAAAGGAGCTTCATGCTTATCCTTATGTAACAAATTCAGATGCCCATTCACTTGCGAAACTCGGCCGTGAATATCAAATATTGGAGCTGAAGGAAGCATCCTTTCAAGAGCTGGAAAAGGCATTAAAGGGGATGGATGGCAGGAGAATTGTGGCGAATTATGGGATGGACCCGTTGTTAGGCAAATACCATGAAACAGTTTGCTTGAAATGTCATAAGCCACTAGGAGAAGAAGAAGCTGCTTGTAGCAGCTGTGGTCATAAAATCGTAAAAAAAGGAGTTGCTGCAAGGATTCAGGAGCTTTCAACAAAAAGTACGAAACCAGCGCGGCCACCCTATATTCACCAAGTACCACTTGAATTCATCCCAGGTTTAGGAAACAAAACACTAGAGAAGCTGCTTTCCTATTTCTCAACAGAAATGCAAATCATACATGCTGCACCATATGAAAAGCTGGCCGAAATAGTCCCAGCCAAAATAGCAGACTATATCCAAGCAGCAAGAGAAGGCAGCCTGTCCCTCACAGTAGGAGGCGGAGGCCGTTACGGAAGTGTTTATATAAAGGAAGAAAATAAATAAACAGAAAACAGTATGTAAAGTCTAATTCAACACCAAACTATTTGATCATTATTGATTAATAGTTTGGTTTTTTTGTGGTTCCAGTTTAGAAAGTATGATCTCATCCTCTCCCATTTAGCACAAAAACTGAATTTTATATGCTAAATATAATTTGGTAGAAAAATACTAGAGTTACTAGTCATATGCTGCGCTCTTGTTTCATAGAATGAAATAACAGATTGGCACAGAGGAGAGATAGCAATGAAAAAAAATAAGTACCAGAACATTCTAGCAAATCATTTTCGAGAACATTCCTCCATCTATTTATTTATTGCAGTGTTGTTTTTAATGGGTGTCATATTCGGTGCAATTGTGGTTAACAGCCTGACATTAAGCCAAAAAGAAGACCTTTTCTATTATTTGTCACAATTTTTCAGCCAAATTTCTAACGGCAAGGTTGCAGACAGCAAAGACTTGTTTATTCAGAGCTTTTCTCATAACAGTAAATTCATTGGCTTAATGTGGCTTTTAGGCATTTCGATTATTGGGTTGCCTGTTATTCTCATTTTATTATTTATAAAAGGAATGGTTGTCGGGTTTACAGTCGGATTTTTAGTAAATCAAATGGGCTGGAATGGCTTTTTACTTTCTTTTGTTTCTGTATTGCCGCAAAATATCATTATCATTCCTGTGTTCATCATATCTGCAACATTGGCTGTTTCATTCTCTTTCAAGATGATCAGACAGCAATTTATGAAAAAAATGGGAGAACCAATGCTTCCGTTATTCGGGCGATACATGGTATTGTTGGTTGGGGCAATTGTTTCTTTAGTGATAGCTGCAGGTGTAGAAGCGTATATTTCTCCTGGCTTAATGAAATCCATTGTTAATATGGTCAGCTCCTTTATAGGCGGCTTTAGTTTATAAAGTAATAGATTATAATGATTTTAAACAACAAATAATTATTGATTCTTATTTATAATAATTTTTATTAGGATTCTAATCCTTCTTCTGTTATAATGATATGGACAGTGGCTAGGGAGGGACTTTCGGAATGGAAAGTAGAATAGATAGAATAAAAAAGCTGTTGCATTCTTCGAGCTATAAATTGACTCCTCAGAGAGAAGCAACAGTGAGGGTTTTGCTAGAGAATGAAGAAGACCACTTAAGTGCAGAAGATGTTTACCTCCTTGTAAAAGAAAAATCGCCCGAAATTGGATTAGCGACAGTTTACCGGACATTAGAACTTCTGACTGAGCTGAAAATCGTTGATAAAATAAATTTCGGTGATGGTGTTTCTAGATATGATTTACGACAAGAAGGTGCAGCTCACTTTCATCATCATTTAGTATGCATAGAATGTGGTGCTGTTGACGAGATTCAAGAGGATTTATTAGGAGATGTTGAAAAAGTAGTTGAACGTGACTGGAATTTTAAAATAAAAGATCACCGTTTGACCTTTCATGGAATATGTCATCGCTGCAATGAAAAAAGTGCAGATTAAAAAAAGAATGAGAAACCTTTTTCATATGGAGAAGGTTTTTTGATTTGTTTCATAGAATAGGCTCTATTATAGGTATATTTTCTTCCTAAACTGGCATAGCTTTTAATAAGAAACTAGTTTGGAGGAAAATCTATGCTGCAATGGTCTAAAGTTGTCTTTCGGACAGCAAAGGTATTTTTGCTTTTTGTTGGATGTACGATTCTTTTTTATTATGCACTTATATGGTTTAATGAAGAATATCAGGATTTTCATCGCTATGATGAACCGTCTGGAGCTGCTGTGAAAGTGAGCGGTGATGGGGAGGCTGACGAGTTTTCCTGGAAAGAACGAATATTTCTTTTTTTCTTAAATGGGGAGTAATGATAAATGGAACAACAGCTAAAGGACCTTATGCATTATTTATTAGTGGAAAAGGGTTTGGCGAAAAATACACTAGTT is part of the Niallia taxi genome and harbors:
- a CDS encoding YqzK family protein, whose protein sequence is MLQWSKVVFRTAKVFLLFVGCTILFYYALIWFNEEYQDFHRYDEPSGAAVKVSGDGEADEFSWKERIFLFFLNGE
- a CDS encoding TIGR00375 family protein, which produces MKHIFTDLHIHIGRTASGKAVKITGSRNLTFLNIIEYASFQKGLDMIGIIDCHSPEVLMEMDTYIAEGRMTQKSGGGLEMDGITIIPGSELEIYDDACSGPIHVLCYLPTLNAMKEFSLWLSGKMKNIQLSSQRIYVTGIELQRKVKELCGLFIPAHIFTPFKSMYGSGVKQSLSEVFDPSLIDAVELGLSSNTEMADNIKELHAYPYVTNSDAHSLAKLGREYQILELKEASFQELEKALKGMDGRRIVANYGMDPLLGKYHETVCLKCHKPLGEEEAACSSCGHKIVKKGVAARIQELSTKSTKPARPPYIHQVPLEFIPGLGNKTLEKLLSYFSTEMQIIHAAPYEKLAEIVPAKIADYIQAAREGSLSLTVGGGGRYGSVYIKEENK
- the fur gene encoding ferric iron uptake transcriptional regulator, with protein sequence MESRIDRIKKLLHSSSYKLTPQREATVRVLLENEEDHLSAEDVYLLVKEKSPEIGLATVYRTLELLTELKIVDKINFGDGVSRYDLRQEGAAHFHHHLVCIECGAVDEIQEDLLGDVEKVVERDWNFKIKDHRLTFHGICHRCNEKSAD
- the spoIIM gene encoding stage II sporulation protein M, which produces MKKNKYQNILANHFREHSSIYLFIAVLFLMGVIFGAIVVNSLTLSQKEDLFYYLSQFFSQISNGKVADSKDLFIQSFSHNSKFIGLMWLLGISIIGLPVILILLFIKGMVVGFTVGFLVNQMGWNGFLLSFVSVLPQNIIIIPVFIISATLAVSFSFKMIRQQFMKKMGEPMLPLFGRYMVLLVGAIVSLVIAAGVEAYISPGLMKSIVNMVSSFIGGFSL